The following are from one region of the Bradyrhizobium septentrionale genome:
- a CDS encoding GAF domain-containing protein, producing the protein MQSSIGRTFAALSATNEAILYAKSPEQLYGQVCEAAFTSGGFLAATVFLLEPDTGLLSFAAGYGDDVARLRSITISTLANAPEGEGVAGRAFRDQSACVSNDYVNDARSVAWRSGAAAAGVGAAAAMPLVCNGRSVGVFMVTRREINSLSEEIVSLLERMAANVSYALDNFDHEASRKSGERAMRRLNRMFGAISATNEAILRAKTEHDLYQRVCDAAVFSGKSFATVVLLAEPDTHWLEPVAGTGEALELITQTRFSSDPDNVYGKGICGEAFRTHRPCVEHDIPISASAPPTRGSGLMACVALPLTRFGKSVGVLIFFTGNSWARDPEIITLLAGIAENVSVALDNFGRATEKARADAERERLSRMFAALSATNEAIMRARSRLEMFELVCAAAAHGGGFNSTSILIAKPGDDYLEMMAVAGPTAENARRLNVSRSEAQPEGRGVCGRAYRSRRACINNDFLGDVANNPFRDVIDREDARSGAAFPLIVDDEPVGVMLFISAKRNTFSSEFGELLQRLADNVSYALGSFERADEKARTEEQKERLRRMFAALSATNEAIMRAKSRSELFDLVCDAAAVGGQFISATIRLVRPGEAFLDNVAASGPDRVRAREVLLSADATRPEGQTLTGVPIRTRRPCISNDYLSDFGPESHVYPVVRDSGSKSGAALPLLKNGEAIGALVFLSSEFGTFSPEMMALLQRLAENVSFALANFDRADEKARADEQKERLSRMFAALSATNEAIMRAKSRAELYQLVCEAAATGGKFTSTTIVLAQPGSDYLRMVAIAGPAAEGARQVTLSTSEAHPEGRGACGRAFRSGKACIINDYFADSETAAFHERARLDGTQSGASFPLIVSGRVVGVMIFVAIEKDTFTPEFAELLQRLADNLAFALESFDRADEKHKADERIEYLASHDSLTNLPNRETFNEMLRHAISAADRHRRQLAVLFIDLDRFKIINDSLGHDAGDMLLVAIAERLRESLRTSDVVARLGGDEFVVILEETTERGDVERVAGDLLVSLSQPLQLSGHECHTTASIGIAMYPADGSDVQTLTKNADMAMYLAKEDGKNGFRFFSNEVRAQSIERLTMESALRRALERDQFSLEYQPKIDMASGQISGVEALLRWTHPELGKVSPGQFIPLAEEVGLIVPIGRWVLKEACAQNMAWQHRGLKAVTMAVNLSPRQFGDPHLLDDIDQALAASGMPPSLLQLEVTESMVMRNVTRAVRVLDAIQNRGIRLAIDDFGTGYSSMSLMKQFPIDTIKIDRSFVRDLPNDSEDVAIAQAIISMGKALGMTIVAEGVETSEQQEFLRAHACDEMQGFLFSRPLPPRDLAELLKTSPALVSPPLQPALDDAAMSEAEPDLGRKRAVV; encoded by the coding sequence GTGCAGTCGAGCATCGGGCGTACATTCGCGGCGTTGAGCGCCACCAACGAAGCGATCCTGTACGCGAAATCACCAGAACAATTGTACGGACAGGTCTGCGAAGCCGCGTTCACGAGCGGGGGCTTCCTGGCTGCGACCGTGTTTTTGCTGGAGCCGGATACCGGCCTGCTGAGCTTCGCGGCGGGCTACGGCGACGATGTCGCGCGTCTGCGCAGCATCACGATTTCCACGCTCGCCAACGCGCCGGAAGGGGAAGGCGTCGCCGGGCGGGCATTCCGCGATCAGAGCGCCTGCGTCAGCAACGACTATGTCAACGATGCCCGCTCAGTGGCCTGGCGCAGCGGCGCCGCGGCGGCCGGCGTCGGGGCGGCGGCGGCAATGCCGCTGGTCTGCAATGGACGCAGCGTCGGCGTCTTCATGGTGACGCGGCGGGAGATCAATTCGCTCAGCGAGGAGATCGTCTCGCTGCTGGAGCGCATGGCCGCGAACGTGTCCTACGCGCTCGACAATTTCGACCATGAGGCCTCGCGCAAGAGCGGCGAGCGGGCGATGCGCCGGCTGAACCGCATGTTCGGCGCCATCAGCGCGACCAACGAGGCCATCCTTCGCGCCAAGACCGAGCACGATCTCTATCAGCGGGTCTGCGATGCCGCGGTGTTCAGCGGAAAATCCTTCGCCACGGTGGTGCTGCTGGCCGAACCCGACACGCACTGGCTCGAGCCCGTCGCCGGCACCGGCGAGGCGCTCGAGCTGATCACGCAGACGCGCTTTTCGTCCGATCCCGACAATGTCTACGGCAAAGGCATCTGTGGCGAGGCGTTCCGCACCCACCGGCCGTGCGTCGAGCACGACATTCCGATCTCGGCGAGCGCGCCGCCAACCCGCGGCAGCGGCCTGATGGCCTGCGTCGCGCTGCCGCTCACCCGGTTCGGCAAGAGCGTCGGCGTCCTGATCTTCTTTACCGGCAATTCCTGGGCGCGCGACCCGGAGATCATCACGCTGCTGGCCGGGATCGCCGAGAACGTCTCGGTCGCGCTCGACAATTTCGGCCGCGCCACCGAGAAGGCCAGGGCCGATGCCGAGCGCGAGCGGCTGTCGCGGATGTTCGCGGCGCTGAGCGCGACCAACGAGGCGATCATGCGTGCGAGGTCGCGACTCGAGATGTTCGAGCTGGTCTGCGCGGCGGCGGCGCATGGCGGCGGGTTCAATTCCACCAGCATCCTGATCGCGAAACCCGGCGACGATTACCTGGAGATGATGGCGGTCGCGGGACCGACCGCGGAGAATGCGCGTCGCCTCAACGTCTCGCGCAGCGAGGCGCAGCCCGAAGGGCGCGGCGTCTGCGGCAGGGCGTACCGTTCCCGGCGCGCCTGCATCAACAATGATTTCCTGGGCGACGTCGCCAACAACCCGTTCCGCGACGTCATCGACCGCGAGGATGCGCGATCCGGCGCGGCATTTCCGTTAATCGTCGACGATGAGCCGGTCGGCGTGATGCTGTTCATCTCCGCCAAGCGCAACACCTTCAGTTCCGAATTCGGCGAGCTGTTGCAGCGGCTCGCCGACAACGTCTCCTATGCGCTGGGCAGTTTCGAGCGCGCCGACGAGAAGGCGCGAACCGAGGAGCAGAAGGAGCGGCTGCGGCGGATGTTCGCGGCGCTGAGCGCGACCAACGAAGCGATCATGCGGGCGAAATCCCGCAGCGAGCTGTTCGATCTGGTCTGCGATGCTGCGGCGGTCGGCGGACAATTCATCTCGGCCACCATCAGGCTGGTGCGCCCGGGCGAAGCCTTCCTGGACAATGTGGCGGCCTCCGGCCCCGACCGGGTGCGAGCGCGCGAGGTTCTGCTGTCGGCGGACGCGACCCGTCCGGAAGGACAGACGCTGACCGGCGTTCCGATCCGGACCCGCAGGCCCTGCATCAGCAACGATTATCTCAGCGACTTCGGCCCTGAATCGCACGTCTATCCCGTCGTCCGCGACAGCGGCAGCAAGTCCGGCGCGGCGTTGCCGCTGCTCAAGAACGGCGAGGCGATCGGCGCGCTGGTGTTCCTGTCGAGCGAATTCGGCACGTTCAGCCCCGAGATGATGGCGCTGTTGCAGCGGCTCGCCGAAAACGTGTCGTTTGCGCTGGCCAATTTCGACCGCGCCGACGAGAAGGCGCGGGCCGACGAGCAGAAGGAACGGCTGTCGCGGATGTTCGCGGCGCTGAGCGCGACCAATGAAGCGATCATGCGGGCGAAGTCCCGCGCCGAGCTCTATCAGCTGGTCTGCGAGGCGGCGGCGACCGGCGGCAAGTTCACCTCGACCACCATCGTGCTGGCGCAGCCCGGAAGCGACTATCTCCGGATGGTCGCGATCGCAGGGCCTGCGGCGGAAGGCGCGCGCCAGGTGACGCTCTCGACCAGCGAGGCACATCCCGAGGGGCGCGGCGCCTGCGGCCGGGCGTTCCGCTCCGGCAAGGCCTGCATCATCAACGATTATTTTGCCGATAGCGAGACCGCCGCTTTCCATGAGCGGGCTCGCCTCGACGGAACGCAGTCCGGCGCCTCGTTCCCGCTGATCGTCAGCGGGCGGGTGGTCGGCGTCATGATCTTCGTCGCGATCGAGAAGGACACGTTCACGCCGGAGTTCGCCGAACTGCTGCAGCGCCTCGCCGACAATCTGGCGTTCGCGCTCGAAAGCTTCGATCGCGCCGACGAGAAGCACAAGGCCGACGAGCGCATCGAATATCTCGCCTCGCACGACAGCCTGACCAATCTGCCGAACCGCGAGACGTTCAACGAGATGCTGCGTCACGCGATCTCGGCGGCGGACCGTCATCGCCGGCAGCTTGCGGTGCTGTTCATCGATCTCGACCGCTTCAAGATCATCAACGATTCGCTCGGTCATGACGCCGGCGACATGCTGCTGGTCGCAATCGCCGAGCGGCTGCGTGAATCGCTTCGGACGAGCGACGTGGTGGCGCGGCTCGGCGGTGACGAGTTCGTGGTCATCCTCGAGGAGACCACCGAACGCGGCGACGTCGAGCGCGTTGCCGGCGATCTCCTGGTCTCGCTCAGCCAGCCGCTGCAGCTCAGCGGGCATGAGTGCCACACCACGGCCTCGATCGGGATCGCGATGTATCCCGCCGACGGCTCCGACGTGCAGACGCTGACCAAGAATGCCGACATGGCGATGTATCTCGCCAAGGAGGACGGCAAGAACGGCTTCCGCTTCTTCTCCAACGAGGTCAGGGCGCAGTCGATCGAACGCCTCACGATGGAGAGCGCGCTGCGCCGCGCGCTGGAGCGCGACCAGTTCTCGCTCGAATATCAGCCGAAGATCGACATGGCGAGCGGGCAGATCAGCGGCGTCGAGGCGCTGCTGCGCTGGACCCATCCCGAGCTCGGCAAGGTCTCGCCGGGGCAATTCATTCCGCTCGCCGAGGAAGTCGGGCTGATCGTGCCGATCGGCCGCTGGGTGCTGAAGGAGGCCTGCGCGCAGAACATGGCGTGGCAGCACCGCGGTCTCAAGGCGGTGACCATGGCGGTCAACCTCTCGCCGCGGCAGTTCGGCGACCCGCATCTGCTCGACGACATCGACCAGGCATTGGCGGCGAGCGGCATGCCGCCGTCGCTGCTCCAGCTCGAGGTCACCGAGAGCATGGTGATGCGCAACGTGACGCGCGCGGTGCGCGTGCTCGACGCGATCCAGAATCGCGGCATCCGGCTGGCGATCGACGATTTCGGCACCGGCTATTCGTCGATGTCGTTGATGAAGCAGTTCCCGATCGACACCATCAAGATCGACCGTTCCTTCGTGCGCGATCTGCCCAATGACTCCGAGGACGTCGCGATCGCGCAGGCGATCATCAGCATGGGCAAGGCGCTCGGCATGACCATCGTCGCCGAGGGCGTCGAGACCTCCGAGCAGCAGGAGTTTCTGCGCGCGCACGCCTGCGACGAGATGCAGGGCTTCCTGTTCAGCCGGCCGCTGCCGCCGCGCGATCTCGCCGAGCTCTTGAAGACGTCGCCGGCGCTGGTATCGCCGCCGTTGCAGCCCGCATTGGACGACGCGGCGATGAGCGAGGCCGAGCCGGATCTAGGGCGGAAACGCGCTGTCGTCTGA
- a CDS encoding Ldh family oxidoreductase, which translates to MPIVQADRLTRIGAALLRGAGASEEEASAVASGCVNANLAGHDSHGVIAIPTYIDRIKAGHIVPGAKWTVVQETPTTTVIDGHWGFGFHVNAKAMEMTINKAKTANVAACTVFRQSHVGRLAHYPLMAMREGMIGIAAADSGRSPKHVAPFGGREARLGTNPLSIAVPSDLEAPFYLDMATSAVAAGKIQLAVARGETIPKGWIIDADGRDTTDPKDYRKGGALLPLGGTEGYKGSGLAAMVEVLCGLLTGLGFGVEPTGRHNDGCFMAVFNVAAFRPLKDFRKEVADFARYLKSTPPSEGSRGVFYPGEIEHLRELERRKNGIEIEDATWEKLKALATDYKLTEELDLR; encoded by the coding sequence ATGCCGATCGTCCAGGCCGACCGTCTCACGCGCATCGGCGCGGCGCTGCTCAGGGGCGCCGGCGCATCGGAGGAGGAGGCCAGCGCGGTCGCCTCCGGCTGCGTCAACGCCAATCTGGCCGGCCACGATTCCCACGGCGTGATCGCGATCCCGACCTATATCGACCGCATCAAGGCCGGCCACATCGTCCCCGGCGCCAAATGGACCGTCGTGCAGGAGACGCCGACCACGACCGTGATCGACGGCCATTGGGGGTTCGGCTTCCACGTCAACGCCAAGGCGATGGAGATGACCATCAACAAGGCGAAGACCGCCAATGTCGCGGCCTGCACCGTGTTCCGGCAGAGCCATGTCGGACGGCTCGCGCATTATCCGCTGATGGCGATGCGCGAAGGCATGATCGGGATCGCCGCCGCCGATTCCGGCCGCTCGCCGAAGCATGTCGCCCCGTTCGGCGGCCGCGAGGCCCGGCTCGGCACCAACCCGCTGTCGATCGCGGTGCCGTCCGATCTCGAGGCGCCGTTCTATCTGGATATGGCGACCTCGGCGGTCGCCGCCGGCAAGATCCAGCTCGCGGTGGCGCGCGGCGAGACCATCCCGAAGGGGTGGATTATCGACGCCGACGGCCGCGACACCACTGATCCCAAGGATTACCGCAAGGGCGGCGCGCTGCTGCCGCTCGGCGGCACCGAGGGCTACAAGGGCTCGGGCCTCGCCGCGATGGTCGAGGTGCTGTGCGGCCTGCTGACCGGCCTCGGCTTCGGCGTCGAACCGACCGGCCGGCACAATGACGGCTGCTTCATGGCGGTGTTCAACGTCGCCGCGTTCCGCCCGCTCAAGGACTTCAGGAAAGAAGTCGCCGACTTCGCCCGCTATCTGAAATCGACCCCGCCGTCGGAAGGAAGCCGCGGCGTGTTCTATCCGGGCGAGATCGAGCACCTGCGCGAATTGGAGCGGCGCAAGAACGGCATCGAGATCGAGGACGCGACCTGGGAGAAGCTGAAGGCGCTCGCCACCGATTACAAACTCACCGAAGAACTCGACCTGCGCTGA
- a CDS encoding LLM class flavin-dependent oxidoreductase, translating into MTRQMALVGFLQAQNCTNLPGSWRHPESRDDSMSADYYQEIARILERGKFHMAFFDDRLAMPDRYNNDHAHTVEYGIRCVKMDPIVVLTTMGMVTTKLGLASTASTTYFEPFDVARRFATLDLMTNGRAAWNVVTSVNDGEALNMGKAQHLEHDHRYDRADEFMEVVLGHWDSWEDGALVIDKTSGRFADPTKVKRLDHKGAFFASRGPFTVPRSPQGHPVVIQAGASGRGQRFAGRWGEVIFTASRNLASAKQGYDAIRGEAVKAGRDPDQMFLCNLITPIAGATKAEAEDRMAVIQKLPLEIDALSLLAEALNFDFGAKPIDEPLTTEELQGMQGMIGMRDGVLRASGKSNPSTRDFITFSGRAQVQDAIVGGPKEIADRLEEMFVGRGCDGFVVAASYVPGSYADFVDHVVPELQKRGLFHKDYAGTTLRENLGLKRPAAGAWKMRAQAAAE; encoded by the coding sequence ATGACACGGCAAATGGCGCTGGTTGGCTTCCTGCAGGCGCAGAACTGCACCAATCTGCCGGGCTCCTGGCGCCACCCGGAGTCGCGCGACGATTCGATGTCGGCGGATTACTATCAGGAGATCGCGCGCATCCTGGAGCGCGGCAAGTTCCACATGGCGTTCTTCGACGATCGCCTGGCGATGCCCGACCGCTACAACAATGATCACGCCCACACCGTCGAATACGGCATCCGCTGCGTGAAGATGGACCCGATCGTGGTGCTGACCACGATGGGCATGGTCACGACCAAGCTCGGCCTCGCCTCGACCGCCTCCACCACCTATTTCGAGCCGTTCGACGTCGCCCGCCGCTTCGCCACGCTCGATCTGATGACGAACGGCCGCGCTGCCTGGAACGTGGTGACCTCGGTCAATGACGGCGAAGCGCTCAACATGGGCAAGGCGCAGCATCTCGAGCACGATCACCGCTACGATCGCGCCGACGAATTCATGGAGGTGGTGCTCGGCCACTGGGATTCCTGGGAAGACGGTGCGCTGGTCATCGACAAGACAAGCGGCCGCTTTGCCGATCCGACCAAGGTGAAGCGGCTCGACCACAAGGGCGCGTTCTTCGCCTCGCGCGGTCCGTTCACGGTGCCGCGCTCGCCGCAGGGCCACCCCGTCGTGATCCAGGCGGGCGCCTCCGGCCGCGGCCAGCGCTTTGCCGGGCGCTGGGGCGAGGTGATCTTCACCGCATCGCGCAACCTCGCCAGCGCCAAGCAGGGCTACGATGCAATCAGGGGCGAGGCCGTCAAGGCCGGGCGCGATCCGGACCAGATGTTCCTCTGCAATTTGATCACGCCGATCGCCGGCGCCACCAAGGCCGAAGCCGAGGATCGCATGGCCGTGATCCAGAAGCTGCCGCTCGAGATCGACGCGCTGTCGCTGCTCGCCGAAGCGCTCAATTTCGATTTTGGCGCCAAGCCGATCGACGAGCCGCTGACGACAGAAGAGCTGCAGGGCATGCAAGGCATGATCGGCATGCGCGACGGCGTGCTGCGCGCCTCCGGCAAGAGCAATCCCTCAACCCGCGACTTCATCACCTTCTCCGGCCGCGCCCAGGTGCAGGATGCCATCGTCGGCGGTCCGAAGGAGATCGCCGACCGGCTGGAAGAAATGTTCGTCGGCCGCGGCTGCGACGGCTTCGTGGTCGCGGCGAGCTATGTGCCGGGCTCCTATGCCGACTTCGTCGACCACGTTGTGCCCGAGCTGCAGAAGCGCGGCCTGTTCCACAAGGATTACGCCGGCACGACGCTGCGCGAGAATCTCGGGCTCAAGCGCCCCGCCGCCGGCGCCTGGAAGATGCGCGCGCAAGCCGCCGCAGAATAG
- a CDS encoding fumarylacetoacetate hydrolase family protein: protein MRWLKFTAAGTTPGTTSWGLVEGDTVITVNGDPFGEWSRTSKTHALKDVKIELPLIPRTFYCVGLNYLKHLKEAADKAGTVPNVPDRPEIGYRAQNALIAHDENVVIPASATEKIHYEGELVVVIGKKAKHLTEANAMDCVFGYTIGNDVSERSWQKADRGLWRSKNADTFKPMGPWIETDVDLDRMETIIRVNGKETGRFHTNDMIFGIVPFLVELTKYFTLSPGDVIWMGTDGASPDLRDGDVVEIDITGIGTLRNRFVKEKV, encoded by the coding sequence ATGCGTTGGCTGAAGTTCACCGCCGCAGGCACCACCCCGGGTACTACGTCTTGGGGCCTCGTCGAAGGCGACACCGTCATCACCGTCAACGGCGATCCGTTCGGTGAATGGAGCAGGACGTCGAAGACCCACGCTTTGAAGGACGTCAAGATCGAGCTGCCGCTGATCCCGCGCACCTTCTACTGCGTCGGGCTGAACTATCTGAAGCACCTCAAGGAAGCCGCCGACAAGGCCGGCACGGTGCCGAACGTGCCTGATCGTCCCGAGATCGGCTATCGCGCGCAGAACGCGCTGATCGCCCATGACGAGAATGTCGTGATCCCCGCAAGTGCGACCGAGAAGATCCACTACGAGGGCGAGCTCGTGGTCGTGATCGGTAAGAAAGCCAAGCATCTGACCGAAGCCAATGCGATGGACTGCGTGTTCGGCTACACCATCGGCAACGACGTCTCCGAGCGCAGCTGGCAGAAGGCCGATCGCGGGCTGTGGCGGTCCAAGAACGCCGACACCTTCAAGCCGATGGGCCCTTGGATCGAGACCGACGTCGATCTCGACCGCATGGAGACCATAATCCGCGTCAACGGCAAGGAGACCGGCCGCTTCCACACCAACGACATGATCTTCGGCATCGTCCCCTTCCTGGTCGAACTGACGAAATACTTTACGCTGTCGCCCGGCGACGTGATCTGGATGGGCACCGACGGCGCCTCGCCGGACCTCAGGGACGGTGACGTGGTCGAGATCGACATCACCGGGATCGGGACATTGCGCAACAGGTTCGTGAAGGAGAAGGTGTGA
- a CDS encoding muconolactone Delta-isomerase family protein: MKAFRHTLLALTLTLTGLTSMTAPSLAQAQATSTITTGVMVILTVKPGVTREQVMAVMPDEIRQTVQLYLNGKVREWYAKSDGRGVVFLLDAKDAAEAHAIMEGLPLAKQDLMDHDYIAVGPLLPLRLLLAKP; encoded by the coding sequence ATGAAAGCATTCCGTCACACCCTCCTCGCCCTCACCCTCACTTTGACAGGCTTAACCTCCATGACCGCTCCTTCCCTTGCCCAGGCACAGGCCACCTCCACCATCACCACCGGCGTGATGGTCATCCTCACCGTCAAGCCGGGCGTCACCCGCGAACAGGTGATGGCCGTGATGCCCGACGAAATCCGCCAGACCGTGCAGCTCTATCTCAATGGCAAGGTCCGCGAATGGTATGCGAAATCCGACGGGCGCGGCGTCGTCTTCTTGCTCGATGCCAAGGATGCCGCCGAGGCGCACGCGATCATGGAGGGCCTGCCGCTCGCCAAGCAGGATCTGATGGACCACGACTACATCGCGGTCGGCCCGCTGCTGCCGCTCCGCCTGCTGTTGGCCAAGCCTTGA
- a CDS encoding LysR substrate-binding domain-containing protein yields the protein MKQNFTVRHGALDGVEAFLAVAQHRSFRRAAAELGVTPSAISQAVRALEARVGAVLFIRTTRSVGLTEAGERFLTRARPAFEELVAASGAARELGQKPAGLLRLTVPRSVVPILLEPLIASFCKAYPEIEVELAASEELVDLAAGGFDAGIRMGQFINPDMVAVRLTKPFPFAIVGSPDYLARRGRPRRPDDLREHTCLRLRRSNGGLAPWSLNDQGRSIELAVSGSFIGHDFPTLVGAAIEGVGLAQVPAPLVTAAVKAKKLVRVLEPFAPTTPGVFLYYPGHRQIMPKLRAFIDHVKSRPRATR from the coding sequence ATGAAGCAGAACTTCACAGTCCGGCACGGTGCTCTCGACGGGGTCGAGGCGTTCCTGGCCGTCGCGCAGCACCGCAGCTTTCGTCGCGCCGCCGCCGAGCTCGGGGTGACGCCGTCGGCGATCAGTCAGGCGGTGCGCGCGCTCGAGGCGCGGGTCGGCGCCGTGCTCTTCATCCGCACCACCCGCAGCGTCGGCCTGACCGAAGCCGGCGAACGATTTCTGACGCGCGCGCGGCCTGCCTTCGAGGAGCTGGTCGCCGCGAGCGGGGCCGCGCGTGAGCTTGGGCAGAAGCCGGCCGGGCTGTTGCGTCTCACCGTGCCGCGCTCGGTGGTGCCAATCCTGCTGGAGCCGCTGATCGCCTCATTCTGCAAGGCGTATCCCGAAATCGAGGTCGAGCTCGCCGCCAGCGAGGAACTGGTCGATCTCGCCGCCGGAGGGTTCGATGCCGGCATCCGGATGGGCCAGTTCATCAACCCGGACATGGTCGCGGTGCGGCTGACCAAGCCGTTCCCTTTTGCCATCGTCGGCAGTCCGGACTATCTCGCGCGCCGCGGCCGGCCCAGGCGTCCGGACGATTTGCGCGAGCACACCTGCCTGCGGCTGCGGCGATCGAACGGCGGGCTGGCGCCATGGTCGCTGAACGACCAGGGGCGTTCGATCGAGCTGGCCGTATCGGGATCCTTCATCGGCCATGATTTCCCGACGCTGGTCGGCGCAGCCATCGAAGGTGTGGGGCTGGCGCAAGTGCCGGCACCGCTGGTCACCGCCGCCGTCAAGGCGAAGAAGCTGGTCCGCGTGCTGGAGCCGTTCGCGCCGACAACGCCGGGCGTGTTCCTCTACTATCCCGGCCACCGCCAGATCATGCCGAAGCTGCGGGCCTTTATCGATCACGTGAAGAGCCGGCCAAGGGCTACGCGCTAG
- a CDS encoding serine hydrolase domain-containing protein, which translates to MPLSRRTLLQGSLLSAAGIAYGPSPALAEQPAELPTSEQRQQMAGLATGFMKEYDVPGLSIAVAIKGKPVYVEAFGVANRETGEALTPQHRFRIASISKPVTSTGIFTLVEAGKLRLGDFVFGADSILGKDYPTTPTLQSLMPSGSSRSLVEQITIEHLLTHTTGTWGNQFRDPMFMNQDMKHRELINWTLEHMPLTNPPGESYAYSNFGYCILGRVIEKLSDQSYEQYIKDSVLKRCGIAEMQIAGNTLSERASNEVRYYSQTGGDPYRMNVARMDSHGGWIATPGDLTTLFVHIDGFKDTEQLLTDDSLRVMSTPSAINPRYAKGLFITANNNWWHSGLLDGTTTISVRTSGDFCWSAFTNTRSREGMTRALDLLVWHMIKTVPDWHPQKRA; encoded by the coding sequence ATGCCACTTTCACGCCGAACGTTGCTTCAGGGCTCGTTACTCTCCGCCGCGGGGATCGCGTACGGCCCGTCGCCGGCGCTTGCCGAGCAGCCCGCCGAACTTCCGACATCGGAGCAGCGCCAGCAGATGGCTGGCCTGGCCACCGGCTTCATGAAGGAGTACGACGTCCCCGGTCTTTCCATCGCTGTCGCAATCAAGGGAAAGCCCGTCTATGTGGAGGCGTTCGGCGTTGCGAATCGGGAGACCGGTGAAGCATTGACGCCGCAACACCGCTTCCGGATCGCGAGCATCTCGAAGCCGGTGACCTCGACCGGGATCTTCACCCTGGTCGAAGCCGGCAAATTGCGGCTCGGCGATTTTGTGTTCGGCGCAGACTCCATTCTCGGCAAGGACTACCCGACGACGCCCACCCTGCAAAGCTTGATGCCGTCAGGCTCGTCTCGCTCGCTTGTCGAGCAGATCACGATCGAGCATCTCTTGACCCACACCACCGGGACCTGGGGAAACCAGTTTCGCGACCCGATGTTCATGAACCAGGACATGAAACATCGCGAGCTGATCAACTGGACGCTGGAGCATATGCCGCTCACCAACCCTCCAGGCGAGTCCTATGCCTATTCGAACTTCGGCTATTGCATCCTCGGACGCGTGATCGAGAAGCTGAGCGACCAGAGCTACGAGCAATACATCAAGGACTCCGTGCTGAAGCGATGCGGCATCGCCGAGATGCAGATTGCCGGCAATACGCTGAGTGAGCGGGCAAGCAACGAGGTCAGATATTACAGCCAGACCGGCGGCGATCCCTACCGGATGAACGTCGCCCGGATGGATTCTCACGGTGGCTGGATTGCGACGCCGGGCGATTTGACGACTCTGTTCGTCCATATCGACGGCTTCAAGGACACCGAGCAGTTGCTGACCGACGACAGCCTCCGCGTCATGAGCACCCCCAGCGCCATCAACCCGCGCTATGCCAAGGGCCTGTTCATCACAGCGAACAACAATTGGTGGCACAGTGGCCTGCTGGACGGAACGACGACGATCTCGGTGCGAACCAGCGGCGATTTCTGCTGGTCGGCGTTCACCAACACCAGGTCGCGAGAGGGCATGACCCGCGCTCTCGACCTGCTGGTCTGGCACATGATCAAGACGGTGCCCGACTGGCATCCTCAGAAGCGCGCGTAG
- a CDS encoding cupin domain-containing protein, whose amino-acid sequence MTASNRAWRYLMMPLALVVPLALAGTLSVSSAAELNPAAVTYKLPDQIPWSPTDARGAQNAVVVGDPSKPGFYMVYTKWTKGNHFSHPHFHPNDRYIVVLKGTWWVGSGPKFDPDHGTVAMPAGSFVTHFGKQVHWDGAKDEDAVLLIMGEGPATSTEVEQK is encoded by the coding sequence ATGACGGCGTCGAACCGGGCCTGGCGATACCTGATGATGCCGCTGGCTCTTGTAGTCCCGCTGGCGCTTGCCGGCACGCTGAGCGTCAGCTCCGCGGCCGAGCTCAATCCGGCCGCCGTCACCTACAAGCTGCCGGACCAGATTCCCTGGAGCCCGACCGATGCGCGCGGCGCGCAGAATGCCGTCGTGGTCGGCGATCCCTCGAAGCCCGGTTTCTACATGGTCTACACCAAATGGACCAAGGGCAATCATTTCAGCCATCCGCATTTCCATCCCAACGATCGCTACATCGTCGTGCTCAAGGGCACCTGGTGGGTGGGCTCGGGCCCGAAATTCGATCCCGATCACGGCACCGTGGCGATGCCGGCCGGAAGCTTCGTCACCCATTTCGGCAAGCAGGTGCATTGGGACGGCGCCAAGGACGAGGACGCCGTGCTGCTGATCATGGGCGAAGGCCCGGCCACCTCGACCGAGGTGGAACAGAAGTAG
- a CDS encoding Lrp/AsnC family transcriptional regulator gives MVEEQDEKILAELQKDGRATNQQLAETVGMSTSACWRRVRALEESGVISGYSALVARQQAGFATSAILHVSLERHDVKFVDEFVARVMQRREVLECFATTGDADYHLRVVVRDMDAYNRFLDEFMFRIPGIRHVRTNVILKEIKTGVALPF, from the coding sequence ATGGTTGAAGAGCAAGACGAAAAAATCCTCGCCGAGCTGCAAAAGGACGGCCGCGCCACCAACCAGCAGCTTGCGGAGACCGTCGGCATGTCGACCTCGGCGTGCTGGCGCCGGGTCCGCGCGCTTGAGGAGTCCGGCGTCATCTCCGGCTACTCCGCGCTGGTCGCGCGCCAGCAGGCGGGCTTTGCGACCTCGGCGATCCTGCACGTGTCGCTGGAGCGGCACGACGTCAAATTCGTCGACGAGTTCGTCGCGCGGGTGATGCAGCGCCGCGAGGTGCTGGAATGCTTCGCGACCACGGGCGATGCCGACTATCATTTGCGCGTCGTCGTGCGCGACATGGACGCCTACAATAGATTCCTGGACGAGTTCATGTTCCGCATCCCCGGCATCCGCCACGTCCGCACCAACGTGATCCTGAAGGAGATCAAGACCGGCGTCGCGTTGCCGTTTTGA